In one Alnus glutinosa chromosome 12, dhAlnGlut1.1, whole genome shotgun sequence genomic region, the following are encoded:
- the LOC133852510 gene encoding uncharacterized protein LOC133852510, with translation MGPGGGGGGGGHGGGGGGHGGGGPGGWGGGPGGGGPGGWGGGPGGGGPGGWGGGPGGGGPGWGPGPGGPGFWPGPGGGFFGGFANGLCSMISSCFYCLCCCWLLQDCFGGPRGGGGPPPF, from the exons ATGGGACCTGGGGGCGGTGGCGGAGGCGGCGGACATGGGGGAGGTGGCGGTGGACATGGGGGTGGGGGACCTGGTGGCTGGGGCGGAGGACCTGGGGGTGGGGGACCTGGTGGCTGGGGCGGCGGACCTGGGGGTGGGGGACCTGGTGGCTGGGGCGGCGGACCTGGGGGCGGCGGACCTGGCTGGGGTCCTGGACCTGGAGGTCCTGGTTTCTGGCCTGGACCTGGTGGTGGCTTCTTTGGAGGATTCGCTAATGGTTTATGCAGCATGATATCTTCTTG CTTCTACTGCCTATGCTGCTGTTGGTTGCTCCAAGATTGCTTCGGCGGACCGCGTGGAGGCGGCGGGCCACCGCCTTTctga
- the LOC133851960 gene encoding glycine-rich cell wall structural protein-like → MGPGGGGGGGGHGGGGGGRGGGGGGHGGGGPGGWGGGPGGGGPGGGGPGGFANGLCSMISSCFYCLCCCSLLKHCFGGPRGGGGPPRF, encoded by the exons ATGGGACCTGGGGGcggtggcggcggcggcggacATGGGGGAGGTGGCGGCGGACGTGGGGGAGGTGGCGGTGGACATGGCGGTGGGGGACCTGGTGGCTGGGGCGGCGGACCTGGGGGTGGCGGACCTGGAGGTGGGGGACCTGGAGGATTCGCTAATGGTTTATGCAGCATGATATCTTCTTG CTTCTACTGCCTATGCTGCTGTTCGTTGCTAAAACATTGCTTCGGCGGACCGCGTGGAGGCGGCGGGCCACCGCGTTTctga
- the LOC133851566 gene encoding tubby-like F-box protein 3: MSIKSIIQDMRGEFGSISRKGFEVKFGYGMRSRSHRVVQDSLVVAIDAFKQSCWANLPPELLRDVLMRIEASEGTWPPRKNVVACAGVCRSWRDIMKEIVRSPEISGKLTFPISLKQPGPRDSLFHCHIKRNRSSQTYYLYLGLNQVSTDDGKFLLAARKCRRPTCTDYIISLNSDDVSKGSTTYVGKLRSNFLGTKFTIYDAQPPHSEAKFTRCRSTRIVNLRQVSPKFAAGNCPIAHISYELNVLGSRGPRRMQCVMDAIPASAVEPGGVATPSEFPLGSLDSFPSSLSFFRSKSTRRESFQSGHFSGQSEGMLVLSNKAPRWHEQLQCWCLNFNGRVTVASVKNFQLVASPENGTSGQEHENVILQFGKVGKDVFTMDYQYPISAFQAFAICLSSFDTKIACE; the protein is encoded by the exons ATGTCGATTAAGAGCATTATTCAGGATATGAGGGGTGAGTTTGGGAGCATTTCCAGAAAAGGGTTTGAGGTGAAGTTTGGGTATGGGATGAGATCCAGGTCCCACCGGGTAGTCCAGGATAGCTTGGTGGTTGCAATTGATGCTTTTAAGCAGAGCTGTTGGGCTAATTTACCACCGGAGCTTTTGAGGGATGTGTTAATGAGGATAGAGGCCTCTGAAGGTACTTGGCCTCCCCGGAAAAACGTGGTTGCTTGTGCTGGTGTTTGCAGGAGCTGGAGAGATATCATGAAAGAAATTGTGAGATCCCCAGAAATTTCGGGCAAGTTGACATTTCCAATCTCCTTGAAGCAG CCTGGCCCAAGGGACTCCCTCTTTCATTGTCACATCAAACGGAATCGTAGCAGCCAAACATATTATCTTTATCTTGGCTTAAATCAAG TTTCAACTGATGATGGCAAGTTCCTTCTTGCTGCGCGGAAATGCCGGCGCCCTACTTGCACAGATTACATTATCTCTTTAAATTCTGATGATGTGTCAAAAGGGAGTACCACCTATGTGGGAAAGCTGAG ATCAAACTTTCTGGGAACCAAATTCACAATCTATGATGCGCAACCTCCACATTCTGAGGCAAAATTCACCAGGTGTCGTTCGACCAGGATAGTTAATTTGAGACAAGTGTCCCCTAAATTCGCTGCTGGCAACTGTCCCATTGCCCATATTTCATATGAATTGAATGTGTTGGGCTCCAG GGGTCCTAGGAGAATGCAGTGTGTCATGGATGCCATTCCTGCCTCTGCTGTTGAGCCAGGAGGTGTGGCAACTCCGTCTGAATTCCCTCTCGGCAGTCTGGATAGTTTTCCATCATCCCTTTCTTTCTTCAGATCAAAATCAACCCGCAGGGAGAGTTTCCAATCTGGACATTTTTCTGGTCAGAGTGAGGGAATGCTGGTTTTAAGTAACAAGGCCCCTAGGTGGCATGAACAACTCCAGTGCTGGTGTCTGAACTTCAATGGACGTGTGACAGTTGCTTCAGTTAAGAATTTCCAGCTGGTTGCTTCTCCCGAGAATGGAACTTCTGGGCAAGAGCATGAGAATGTCATTCTCCAGTTTGGAAAAGTGGGAAAGGATGTATTCACCATGGATTATCAGTATCCAATCTCAGCTTTCCAGGCATTTGCCATATGCCTCAGCAGCTTTGACACTAAGATTGCTTGTGAATGA